Within Pelistega ratti, the genomic segment GGTTTAACGATTGAAGAAGCATGGGCTGGCGTCACATGGAATGCAGCTAAAGCACTGGGATTAACTCATTCACATGGTTGTATTGCTCCTGGTTATCTTGCTGATTTATTAGTTTGGGATGCTGAGAGACCTGTTGATATTATCTATGAAGTTGGTAGTAACCCTTTAGTACAGCGTATATTCAGAGGAAAGAATACGCTTTAATTCTCCCTTTTTATTTCTTTATAGGAGACAGTTATGTTAGATAGAACCGATACCACACGTATCATTAAATCCCCCAAAGGATCAACACTACAGTGTAAAAGTTGGCTAACAGAAGCCCCTTTTCGTATGTTGCAAAATAATCTAGATCCTGAGGTAGCAGAACACCCTCAAAGCCTTGTTGTCTATGGTGGAATTGGTCGAGCAACAAGAAATTGGGAATGTTATGACAAAATTCTAGAAGTATTAAAACAACTTAATGATGATGAAACACTGCTTGTGCAATCAGGAAAACCTGTAGGTGTTTTTCCTACCCATAAAGACGCACCAAGAGTATTAATTGCTAACTCAAACCTCGTTCCTCACTGGGCAACATGGGATCATTTTAATGAACTTGATCGTAAAGGCTTGATGATGTATGGGCAAATGACTGCAGGTTCATGGATTTATATTGGTTCTCAAGGTATTGTTCAAGGCACCTATGAAACCTTTGTTGCTGTTGCCAAAAAACATTTTAATGGTAATACTCATGGTCGTTGGATTCTGACAGGTGGTTTAGGGGGTATGGGTGGTGCACAACCACTTGCCGCAACCATGGCTGGTTTTAGTATGATTGCCGTAGAATGCGATGAAAGTCGTATTGATTTTCGTATTCAAACACGCTATTGTGATAAGAAAGCCTATTCGCTTGATGAAGCCCTCAATCTTATTAAAAATACGGATAAACCTATCTCTGTCGGTTTACTAGGCAATGCCGCAGATATTTTTGCAGAACTTGTCGCAAGAGGAATTACACCTGATGTTGTAACAGATCAAACAAGTGCCCATGATCCTATTCACGGTTATTTACCTAGTGGATGGAGTTTAACACAATGGAAAGAAGCACAAAAAATAGCACCTGAAACAATTACATTACCAGCAAAACTCAGTATGGCAAAACAAGTCAAAGCCATGCTTACACTTCAAGAAAGAGGGGCAGCAACTCTAGATTATGGTAATAATATCCGACAAATGGCAAAAGAAATGGGGGTAGAAAATGCCTTTGATTTTCCCGGTTTTGTCCCTGCCTATATTCGTCCTCTATTCTGCGAAGGTATTGGCCCATTCCGCTGGGTAGCATTATCTGGCGATCCAGAAGATATTTATAAAACAGATCAAAAAGTAAAAGAATTAATCCCTAACGATCCTCATTTACATAACTGGCTTGATATGGCAAAAGAACGTATCGCATTCCAAGGTCTCCCTGCTCGTATTTGTTGGGTTGGATTAAAAGACCGAGCCAGATTAGGTCTAGCTTTTAATGAAATGGTTAAAAATGGCGAACTAAAAGCACCTATTGTTATCGGACGAGATCATCTTGATTCTGGTTCTGTTGCCAGCCCTAATCGAGAAACAGAAAGTATGCTAGATGGATCAGATGCGGTATCCGATTGGCCACTACTTAATGCTCTATTAAATACTGCTGGTGGGGCAACTTGGGTAAGTTTACA encodes:
- the hutU gene encoding urocanate hydratase, whose protein sequence is MLDRTDTTRIIKSPKGSTLQCKSWLTEAPFRMLQNNLDPEVAEHPQSLVVYGGIGRATRNWECYDKILEVLKQLNDDETLLVQSGKPVGVFPTHKDAPRVLIANSNLVPHWATWDHFNELDRKGLMMYGQMTAGSWIYIGSQGIVQGTYETFVAVAKKHFNGNTHGRWILTGGLGGMGGAQPLAATMAGFSMIAVECDESRIDFRIQTRYCDKKAYSLDEALNLIKNTDKPISVGLLGNAADIFAELVARGITPDVVTDQTSAHDPIHGYLPSGWSLTQWKEAQKIAPETITLPAKLSMAKQVKAMLTLQERGAATLDYGNNIRQMAKEMGVENAFDFPGFVPAYIRPLFCEGIGPFRWVALSGDPEDIYKTDQKVKELIPNDPHLHNWLDMAKERIAFQGLPARICWVGLKDRARLGLAFNEMVKNGELKAPIVIGRDHLDSGSVASPNRETESMLDGSDAVSDWPLLNALLNTAGGATWVSLHHGGGVGMGFSQHAGVVIVCDGTDEASQRIARVLHNDPATGVMRHADAGYDIAKHCAKEQGLNLPMVK